Within the Acinetobacter radioresistens DSM 6976 = NBRC 102413 = CIP 103788 genome, the region GATACCATGACTAATACGGGAACTACTGGCACCACAGGTACAACTGGTGGTACCAGCGGAACTGGCAGTTCACAGTAATATTGTACTGAATATAAAAAAGCCCTTACATTGAGGGCTTTTTTATATCTAAGTTTTATCTAAAAAATCTAATAGATAACAACTCTTACAACTTTTCAACAAAGCTGAGTCGTAATACCACCCTTCTTTATGTTTAGATTTGAATAGTGAAGAAAAGTTGAAAAAATTAGAAGGATGTATACATGAAAAACTTAAATAAACTGGTAGTTGCTTTAGGCATGACTTCGGCTTTGTTCTTGGTTGGGTGTGATAAAGAAAAGTCTTCGGATATGGCGAAAGATAATGCCATGGCTAAACCCATGGACCAGATGGAAGCCCCTTCAGATGGCGTAGGTGAAAGTTTAAAGGATGCAACTAAAGCTGGTTTCGATGAGACCAGTCAGGCTACCAAAGGTGCAACCATAGCGATGGAAAAAGGCGCTAATGCAACTGCAGTAGCTACTAAAGAAGTGAGTGAGGGTGCGGGACAGGCTGCAAATGAAGCCACTGGCGAATCACGGGTAATTGACCCTGCACAAGAGCGTGAAACACGCGATAGCTCTCAGCATAATAGTCAGACCCAGTAAATTTTTTGTGGTTAAAAAGCTCCCCTTCCGGGAGCCTTTTAATTAGCCTTTAAAACTTTTTCAAGATTAATTTTTGCCTGATTTTCCAGTTTATCCTGAAAATATTCAGTTTTAAATAACGGATGGGCTTGATAAAAATGAGATAAAACTTTTTTGCGCTTTTCATGATATATACCCTCTGACACCCAGGCATATTCTTGTTGAATCTGCTGCTCATACTCAGCAAAACGGGACGGTTTACTACCTAAAATCGCCAAGTCTATATCAAGCAAGGTTTTAAGGTCCAGATCGTCATCTTCAGACAGTTCATGAGTTTGTGTTGCCAGTATCCACGAGTAAATTTTAGAGATTTGATCAATAGTCATGTAAGGTGCCAGACTCTGTTTCATTAACTCGGCACTTTTTAATTCATTTTGATCAGATTTTGGCTCATAAACCACGTCATGAAACCAGATCGCCAGCTCAACAGCCAAGGGGTCATTCACGCACATTTTTAGAGGCTGGTATAAGTCCAGACATTCTTCTATATGTTGAAGTGTATGATAATAACGCTGAGGTTCCTGATAGGCAGTAATTAATTTCTGAAGCAGGCTGTCTGATAAATACAATGCATTAGTCTGTTGAAGTTCTTGCCAGTATTGCTTAAGTCTTTCTAGCTTAGGTTGCATAAATTAGTATTCCTATTTCTTAGCTCAGCCGGACTTTTACCTTATTTTTTGATGAAAACTTATTCTATAAATAACCAATAGCCATAATTCGAATACTGGTTATTCTATACGTGAGAATATATTTAAACAGATTGCTCATCACGTTTAAAAATTAGTTCTTTAGCGCTTGAATTTACTGTGTCCAGATAATAACCCTCACTATTAAAAGCTTTTAAATCTTCTGGCTGGGTTAACTGGTTTTCTATAATAAAGCGTGCCATCAGGCCACGTGCTTTTTTGGCATAAAAACTGATGATTTTGTATTTACCATTCTTCTGGTCAAGAAAGATCGGTTTAATGATAGCAGCTTGTATTTTGTTTTCTTGCACTGCCTTGTAGTATTCATCTGATGCAAGGTTGATTAAATAGTTATGCTGGTGTTCAGTCAGTTCCTGGTTAATCTGCTGGGTAATAAGGTCTCCCCAAAACTCAT harbors:
- a CDS encoding HD domain-containing protein, with protein sequence MQPKLERLKQYWQELQQTNALYLSDSLLQKLITAYQEPQRYYHTLQHIEECLDLYQPLKMCVNDPLAVELAIWFHDVVYEPKSDQNELKSAELMKQSLAPYMTIDQISKIYSWILATQTHELSEDDDLDLKTLLDIDLAILGSKPSRFAEYEQQIQQEYAWVSEGIYHEKRKKVLSHFYQAHPLFKTEYFQDKLENQAKINLEKVLKAN